Part of the Peromyscus leucopus breed LL Stock chromosome 6, UCI_PerLeu_2.1, whole genome shotgun sequence genome, ACATGGCTATATCTAACATCGTGGGATCCAATGTGTTTGATATGCTATGCCTAGGTCTTCCCTGGTTTATTAAGACTGCATTTACCAATGCATCTGCTCCTGTGCAAGTGAATAGCAAGGGCCTCACTTACATAACCATCTCTCTCAACacttcaattatttttttgttcttagcAGTTCATTTTAATGGCTGGAAACTAGACAGAAAGTTGGGGGTGGTCTGCCTAGTGTTATACTTAGGACTTGCTACCTTATCAGTTCTCTATGAACTTGGAATTATTGGAAGTAACAGAATAAGGGGCTGTGGAATTTGATACTTTTAATAGTGTTATGTGGGAAAGGTGGAAATGGTAGAgggacaaaaaaggaaaaaaaaaacaaaacaggtctTCATTTAGGTCAAATAAGAAACATCCTCAACTTTAGAATGTAATACTTAATTACTATTctttaaaagcagagaaaagtaatttaaaccaaaccaaaatcatATCCTAATTTGTCTGAGCCCTTTCTTTTCATTAACAATTAGATAcaaagcagagattttttttgggggggggtgagggggatgtCAACTTACAATAAGATTGGGGAAATTAGAACAAACAAACCCTACTACTGGAAACAACAAAATGGCtgcttatttcattaaaaatggtGTGTCCATCCACTGAAACTCAATGACCAGACTTGCCAACTTTAGAAACGCAAACTTGAGATAACGAAAATCACAGTATATTTTTCAACATTATACTGTTAAAAGCTGGTGGgagttttaaaagttcatttttacAGCATTTGTAAGCATACAACATTACtaaaaaaatgacttttactAGGAGATTCAATAAACAGACGAAGGAATGTTCCAACCATGCTTGAAATTATGCATTACGATCCAAGCGAACATCGATTTCCCTGCCACTGATTTTGATGCCGTTCATTATTCTGCAGGTCTTTTCAGCTGACTCTGGGGATTCAAACCTAACTGTCCCACAGCCTTTTGACTTGCCATTCTCCATCTTTATTTCTGCAAACATTACATGACCACATTGGCTGAATTTCTCTTTTAGTTTCTGCCAAGTCAAGTCAAAAGGTAGATTTCTAACAAATATCTGGTTGCCTTTGGAGCCTAATCTGTCTCTCATTCCGCTTCCCATGGGACCCGATAAGAAACCTCGGTCTACATCGATGCTCCTTTCCAGTATGGCTCCAATCCCCGGCCCCATCCTGTCGAAGCTGGAGCTCATGCGGTCCAATCCCATCCCCATGCCTCCAGTCACACTGCTCATGCCACCCATGCTGCCACCAAGTCTACCAAAGGAATCGCCAAAGCCTCGATTTATTCCAATATCACCACGTCCGAAATCTCGTTCCATGCTACTAGTCACTGCACCACGGTATAACTCTCCCATTCGGCCAACTCCACCAAATCCTGCCATGCTATTCATTGCTTCCAGACCACCAAACCCAACTCCACTTGGACCCAAATTTCCCATTACACCACTTATGTTCAACTGGCTGGCACTAATAGGTTGTCCACCTGGACCAAGTCCCATTCCAATGCCTCCAAGACCACGTGGCAATTGTGATGTCTTACTATCATGGGAGCGGTAGTCTTCATGAGGGACAGATTTGTCATCCATTTTCACATGCATAGGTCTATCAAATAAAAACTGCCCATTGAACATGGAAATTGCTTGAACTGCTTCAATGGCTTGCTCAAAAGTGACAGTGCCCATGCCTCTGCTCTTGCCGTCCTTGTCTTCTTTAATATCTGCCCGTTTTACAGTTCCAGCTATGCTGAACACTTCCTTTAGCTTCTTCCAACCAACTTTGAAGTCAAGATTAGCAACAAAAATTGTGGAACCAAGTCTACCAGCCTGCAAATTGCTGATAACCTCAGGAGGAATGTTTGGGTTATTGAGAATGGAAGGTGGCAAATTCACCAACCCAGATCCCACATCAGAGGCATGTGATCCTTGAAATGATGTTCCTGTTCGCTGCAGTGCCCGGCGAGCATTTTCTCCATCAGGATCCTCTTTAATATTCAGAGGTCTTCCACTAAGGTCATATTTGTTCATAGTTTCTAGTGCTTTCTTTACAAATTCTTCATCTTTGAATTCAACCACACCACAACCCCTTGATTTTCCTTCCGCATCCTTAAAGAGCTCCACGTATGTAACCTCACCAACTTTTTCTCTCATCAAGTCTTTAATAGCCTGCCATTTCATGTCATAGGGGATGTTGCTAATGAACACTCGATTCCGATTTGGACCTTTCTTTTCTCCGGTACCCGAATTCTTATCTTTTGAATAAGGATGAAATCGATTGGCCTTCTTATTTCCTGTagacttttcttttaaatcagatttttcttctttcactgatTCATCATTctccttggtagcccaggctggcgtcaaactcacagagatccacctggctctgcctcccaagtgctgggattaaaggcgtgcgccaccaccgcctggcaatatTTTAACGCCGTTGGCGCTGCTGCAGCTTCTCGGGCTCGGCAGGGTGCGGGTCCCGGCGAGACTCGGCCAGCGGCGGCGGCGCCTGCTGCTGCGGACCGTCGTCGCCCGAGGCCGCCTCGGGCTTGTCGGCATCGGCCATCCCGCCGCGGGCTCCGCCTCGGCCGCGCTGAGGGCTCCGAGCGCTACAATGGCGGCGGGCCGGCGGAGCGGTAACGGAtcctaaaatgttttaataacttagaaatttttcttttttgagacatgtcagttCCTGGCagtatcaatctacttcagagaaaatatgggcattgaagaaactgcatatggagtcaactttcattgtggcaaaagttagccactgtacAACAAattatcctcgaatcaacaggacaaaatggatagacagaacacaaaacaaaggactactgattcttgccaaaacaagtgtggttatggctttatcaaaaggcatcttctgaggccaggacaatatggcaccatccctgaagtgaccttcgcaatccagaaaaggtacagtgcccttttctttgaaggcagcttaacaggcagagggctgatggcttctgttgtgcaatggaacagcagctgaaagctcatgcctctcaatagtagactggcatgtggagaagaaggggatgctgagatgaagccatatatacacagccaagaagaatggacagctgaattcaaaaactgtcaacaatttccagaatttaaaatcctgaatcatgacatgacaccagtggaattcaggtgtttctggtacatggactgctctcacccaatgtgaggttgaactgttgatcttgtgtacatcctactacagaaatGAGtttgtcagatacgctaagcctataggctgaagatgatgccccaacattgtggagaaacctcaggtgactgtcccggcagctgactgtttctgtcaactcacaatttttttggaacttgcttgcatgcacttcctgtttttatttttgttaggtaatattatttccttcttggttctctgacggagttgaagattagttagttatagttgaagattagttagttatagttgaagactagttaggatagaaagtgaattagatacattttggacttaccaaaataggatagataatggaattattttctctgatttgtcaaatataaatggactagacattgtttaggtatttattacttgtttatattgtatatagttattgtacttttgtatatagtttttctttggttagttataacctttttctttttttctttttattaaaatagaaaaggggaaatatggtggtattttattagtactgaaatgtgattttaattgtatgttaataaataaagttgcccagtggtcagagctattagagccatagcaagagcgtggcggcggcagcggcggcggcgtaggcctttaatcccagagcttggtagacagagctagatctctgtgtgttcagggatacagccagcattggaaacacatgcctttaagacctggagggctgtacttacaggcagtgacgaggcagtcatatgtttgggtttacaaccaatgagaaggcagaacagaaagactatattaaagacaaacacacaggaagtagctctctttcagagaggtaggagcactgcaggaggaagggtaagattttagctctgagctctgacctcttggcattctcttttacattggttctgtgtttcttatttaataagatggttggttacatctacatcatgGCGATTATCCTGCAAGAAAATGTCAAGAAGTGGCATAACTATacattaaatgaattatttacttatgcacaaaatatacatttattaaaactAGGCCTAATTTTCCTAATTTTACTGAAAAAAGTAGGCTGTCTATGATTCTCTATATTATTGTGTTGCTTGGTTTCTTCTAACagtttaaaaacatgttaaataACTAGAGAGCATTTGTGAAGAGTTCTTGTGTAGATCCTGTTTATACACAGCTGTGCCAACATCTGTATTCTCAGAGCTGTTTCACTGTTGCGTAGAGATCTGAGCAGAGTCCAGCAGGGCAGGCAAGGAGCTAGAAGGGTGAGTTAGGTTTTACAGTGCAAGCCACTGCCCAATCTGAAGGccagaaaaaagaagacaagaatcAAAGTTCACACTTGTGGCTTCCATTCACTACAAAAATAGTTTAAGCTATGTGATTAAACAGAATTCTGTGGTATTTCCCAGAGTGTCTTTGAATGGATAGGATAGATTTAGGGTTCATAGATATGCACAGCCTAAAACAACTGTTTTTCACcatgattttgttcttttgttctttgtttttttcaactcTCTTCAACTACTCATGCAGCACAGCTCTCAGGTTCATGCTACTATAGATGTAACATCTCTCTGACTTTCaacaggtttctttttttatgcAGTGGCAATTGTAGGCACAGTAAGAAACCACTGAACATTGCCACTCTCTGTGGAGGGAAAGAACATTTGATTTAATACAAACacacaatgagcacaggacctggccccactgcctggatgcctcccaaacagatcaagccaatcaattgtctcacccattcagagggcctgatccagttggggatccagccattggttcatagttcatgtgtttccattcatttggctatttgtccctgtgctttacccaaccttggtctcaacaattctcactcatataaacactcctttttctcgctaattagactaccggagctccacccggggcctagccgtggatctctgcatccagatccctcagtccttggatggggtttctggcacgactattagggtgtttggccatcccatcaccagagtaggtcagtcagTCCTggttgtctctcgaccattgccagcagtcttttgtgggggtatctttgtagatttctgtgggcctctctagcactttgcttcttcctattctcatgtggtcttcatttaccatggtctcctgttccttgttctccctctctgttcttgatccagctgggatctcccactctcccaagctctctttccctcgcccttcgcccttcattacccccactcatgtccaggctgttcatgtagttctcatccatttctctgtcattgggtgattctcgtgtctttcttggggtcctgttttccaggtagcctccctagtgatgtgagtagcagtccagtcatccttgttccacatctagtatcctcctatgagtgagtacataccatgtttgtctttctgagtctgggttacctcactcaggatgatttggCTGTTTGACACCTGAGGCTTATGCAGGATTGctaggcttggcctgggaggaggggactggacctgcctggactgagtctaccaggttgatctcagtcctcgggggatgctttgccctggaggaggtgggaatgggggtgggctggggagaatgggaggggggcgggaggggagagaacaagggaatctatggctgatatatagaactgaatggtattgtaaaataaaataaaaaaaaattaaggatgaAATGttcaaattgaaaaattaaaattaaattttggtgtaacatggaaaaaataaataaaacaaacatacaaacaaacaaacaaaaccaaaaaaaacaaagtctGCCAGACTGCCTTGTCTAGGAGCCAGAGCTGCAGAAGGTTAAGTTTTAGATGGGTAGACAGCAGGGGTTGGGATGCTCAAAAGCTGGAACAGCCAGGTTCTTAGTGTAGGGACCCTTTCAGACAAATGAGGTCAGGAACATTCAGCCAGCCATTAAGAGCTTCTGGGAAATTCTCTGGGACTGTTTCTGAGAAGAACCCGGCTCAGGTGGGAGTCAAGTCGCTGCCATCAGCACCGCCATTTTGGTAATAAAAGTACTTAGCATAAGCAAGGACACCGTGGAACCATGAAGGCAGGCCACTCCTTGTGtagaaagaagggtttatttgggatcAAACTGCTGAGACTGTCTTCTAGGGAGCAGAGATAAGCAAAATGGCGGGAACTAAGCAGATTTTATGACAGTGGGGTGAGGTCTTTCAGCTGATGCAGGATATTCAGATGCCCTTGCCCGAGGCAGTTGACCTTTGGGG contains:
- the LOC114684075 gene encoding myelin expression factor 2-like gives rise to the protein MADADKPEAASGDDGPQQQAPPPLAESRRDPHPAEPEKLQQRQRPWATKENDESVKEEKSDLKEKSTGNKKANRFHPYSKDKNSGTGEKKGPNRNRVFISNIPYDMKWQAIKDLMREKVGEVTYVELFKDAEGKSRGCGVVEFKDEEFVKKALETMNKYDLSGRPLNIKEDPDGENARRALQRTGTSFQGSHASDVGSGLVNLPPSILNNPNIPPEVISNLQAGRLGSTIFVANLDFKVGWKKLKEVFSIAGTVKRADIKEDKDGKSRGMGTVTFEQAIEAVQAISMFNGQFLFDRPMHVKMDDKSVPHEDYRSHDSKTSQLPRGLGGIGMGLGPGGQPISASQLNISGVMGNLGPSGVGFGGLEAMNSMAGFGGVGRMGELYRGAVTSSMERDFGRGDIGINRGFGDSFGRLGGSMGGMSSVTGGMGMGLDRMSSSFDRMGPGIGAILERSIDVDRGFLSGPMGSGMRDRLGSKGNQIFVRNLPFDLTWQKLKEKFSQCGHVMFAEIKMENGKSKGCGTVRFESPESAEKTCRIMNGIKISGREIDVRLDRNA